The window gttataaaatgttcacaaacaGCAATAAAAACGTATCAATcccaatttaattttataaaagtaCTTAATATGGGTCTATATTAACTGTTCTGTGACTCTTTACTAaacagtgttatttttatttgtaacttaccGGTAATCTTTAGCCGcttgacattttgttttcaataaaaacTTTAAACACATTGTGTGCATTTCTGTGGTTACTCTGCATTTTGTCCACCTTGTAAGTTGCTTAATAAGTAACTGTAGGCTATAAcagaagttatttttttaatggataAATACATGATCTGTTTAATAGCTTGTTCTTTTATACTAGTCATTCTAGAAATTTTTGCAGGTTCTGGGTTAGGCATGGCCTGTGGAGTAAACAGTATTGCCGTGCTTTTCACTGAAACACATGGTTTAAACAACGGCGGAATTTGAATTGACAGTGGAGTGAATACCGAATGCATGGAAGTCACGGCTAACTGGGCTGCTCATTGAGAGTTTGTTTCAGAAGTAACTTTCTATTAGCATTTACTTCCTAGTTGAATAATAGTTTAAGGACGGGGTGGgatgaatattattttaaaaacctgtacaatTAACCTGCtcgaatgtacagtatttatggaaagttattgtgtaatttaaatgAGTGACCACTAGATGGCAACCTATGTACGTTCAGAAGAGGTACAGTATTCATTTAATCGCAGATCTGTTGATACACACAACTAAAGATAGAAATGACAACTGGTTTGTGGATCATTTTAGTGCATGTTAGATGTGTGATAGTAGTTGTAGTAACTAGATGTTTACAGTTGATTTACTGCCTTGCATGTGCAGTTACAATTCCCATTCATTAAAAGAAAGAAGCATTGAGAAATATACACATAAAATTTGCATTggttgtgacaaggatggataggattagaaatgagtacattatagggtcagctcaagttggatggttgggagacaaagtccaagaggcgagattgcgttggtttggacatgtgcaggggagatatgctgggtattttgggagaagggtgctaaggatagagctgccgcggaaaagaaaaagaggaaggcctaagagaaggtttatggatgtgctgagagaggacatacaggtgatgtgtgtaacagaacaagatgaagaggacagaaaggtatggaaatagatgatccgctgtggcaacccctaacgggacaagctgaaagaagaggaagattGAGAAACAGGTACATACCTAACCTGTAAAAGCTGTGTGGATTTCCTGTTGGGGCTTTGGTTGCCTCTCATAgtctaatataatatataatactagccaacccacgcaGCATAATTATTCACTGATGGGTGaagacttcctgaaagacacagttgtccaaatggggagggtttgaggatatgactgcaagtgaatgaaatgatggaactctggagagagcaacatacaattgtccgtgagtgaaaactggttttggcagatacaggcatatctttttgaaagtttggccctgtgccttattaattgtcattgcaaaggccaatcgAACAGGAAACTGTCTGagtgtaaaaggcaaatttgaatccgATGGGGTCAttgaaatccggggaataaggacagtttatGAGGTAGCAGCcgtgatagttttacactccggtacattgcggtgaatgctggtaacagaaagtctattGCCATTACAGAGAAGTCTTGCTGGcaggaggtttctgagaagcatgatgattgaaccaattttaattttgagtttatgcggaggcatgccagtgagagtaagactattaaggcgtgcgggcacatgagcaggcagtacgcatgcctcgagagcgagggtggacgcagaagggctctgtcgtgcgtatcccatggtggGGTGacttagtgaattttatatatgtatatgtatgtatatatgtatgtatgtgtatgtatgtgatacggtttgcatatttgcagctggagatccacaaagggagaagatgaatcatatatcacaaagttgtttttattcctgagctttcagcccctgccagggacctttatcagaggataatgcttagacttgcaagaatcaaaggcaatatatagaaaaaattacGTGGGaggggctaagtcagtgtgattggGGGGGGGGATTGGTTGTAAAGttgtatttattatgaacatgttcttcttaagtttgcatatgctggagtTCATGCCCagtggtatacataggacaaacatcaaaaacagtCGCAAAACATATACAGGAACATTGCAACGCTGTCAGAAAGAAGAAAGGACTCGCGATCACTGATCTATATGCATAGTAAATCTagaggacatacatttaactgggacaatgtacaagtaaggtTTAAGGCctgtactaaaagtgccagagagctggccgaatcttggctatcaaatgagaacgccatcaacagacacttggacataaatccagcatttgcaaacttaagaagaacatgttcataataaataaaactttataacCACATGCATTTAGTACAGGTATCAAGACATGTCTCTTTCTGGCATCAGGCAGCTCATGAAAACAAGCTCCAGGTGGATGGGTACAAAGCCCTGATATTTTAACTTGCGTTTGAACTAGTGTGATGCTGTGCAGGACACTTTGTTATTTAAGTAGagtattaaaaaaagacagtTTGAAGAAATAGAACAGATGAGATGTGTGGTTGAAAGTCACAAGGATGGGTTTTGTGCAGCACACTCTGGAAGGACATCATTTCGAAGTCCCTATAATAACATTTATAACATTCAGAGATAGATCTATAGTAAAATTTCAACCATCCCCTTTCATACCAACTTAAAATGTAAGATTCGTGTCTTTATTACACTTTCCTATAGAATTTTCTTACTGTACCTTCTGTGAGTGTAATTAAAAGATATTATAGAACACTATAGAGGTATGAAAGGCAGAAATTGCAATTATGAATCGTTGCTCGCCAGTTTTGAGAACtcctttaattttgtaaaatggtGAGCATTGCTTCCTTGGTTCAGCTTATCTCAAATGAATCAAAAGATGCTCCATCTACAAATATCACAATGAGCAGTTTTTGGCCTGGAACAAAAGAAAGATCCACCCCTCCATCAGCTATAACTACTCTTTATCTAATGAAAGTTGGCTCATATTAGCATGCAAGCCAACCAGAGTAAAAAGCAAGTACCCAGTTACCTGATTTTAAAGTCTGCTTcttcaacacaaaaaataaaatgcagccatggaaaaaaaactgtaattctttttttttttttttcaaaaccttgtTAGATGAAATGCATATAGGACACCagatttatcttttgtattaaGCATGGAAGGTACTCAGAGCATCTCTTTGTATCCTTTCAAAGTATCCCAGTTTAAAGGCAATGGCAACACTTCCCTTGCTTGTAAAGTTCACAAAGGAATTGTTAtgttaaactgtattttttttttttttgcaaagatttAATATTTGTCACAAATGATAGATGTCTATAAGTGCACATCTGGGCTGCTGTTAAAATCAAGTGGTAAAATTGCCCATGTATGCTAtcagtttaatgtaaataaaaaaggaaggagGGTGTAGATTCAGATAATATTGGTGTCTAAAGATAAGTACAATGCATTGTTTAGGTAAAACATAAGCATGCAAATTGCTGTAGTCTTCTAAGGTTACCAGATGTTCAATCAAAGATTATATGTTAACATTTTGATTATAGTTGTTGTAAATAACCAGAGACCTGCAATAATACATTAACATACTACACAAATGTGCCACAATGTACAACATTACTGagcataaaatgtaaatataatcttATTTATTACTTTCTAACAAGAGAAGACTATAATTagcctacataataatttaatcaCGATGTGCCACATTGAGCATGGGTTGGTGGTGTGATGCAAAAAGCTGATCGACAGAGCAAGCACCTGAAATACACAGCTTACCACACTTGATTTTTTTGATAGATTAAAATGACACTAGATAGTTAAGTAGGGCAGAAATGCACGATAAAGTGCGACCAAAACctcatttttagtatttttttttccacttctcaAGCTGTATCTGTTCCTGAGAAGTATGTGAATTGACTCAGAATTTGAAGTGGAGCATGTCACCTGACCCACTTGCTCTCcagtaaaatatttatatgaagCAATTGtactttgctgtttttcttttaagtgcATCAAGATGTTAAGGCATAAACTATCACATTATTAaataagtttgttttgttttgaatacaCATTGGTTTTCACTCTTAGTTCTTTCATGTTGCTGTTATCATTCTATTTAGTTTCCCTAATGGAATtgggtttttatttgttttatttcacctAGTGCTCTAAATATTCCAGACCGTCTTGACTTCCACAATGAGTATTAGATAATACGGAACTAGCCATAATGGCAGGTCTTGCCATCTGTCGATAGAAGGCTGTAATATTCGATAGGTGCACACTGCTTATGGCTGTAAGTGCAAAAGAAGGATAAGGAAATGGACAAATAACTTGAATACTTGCATGATTTTATGGGTACTTGTATGCTGAAAAACTTTTCAACATGTACTTGTACGCTTACAAAACTATatacatatttaacaaaaaacaaaattttcctATTCACAATTTTCTGGGTAAACCATCTGTTTTCATTGGAAATTAGATCTTCTTGCTTTTCTGTGTCAAGAACATAAACATTTGCTCTTGAAATTGTCCTAGGCCAAGTAACATATGCCTGGCCTTGTGTAAAACCAGTTGATGATAAATCGATACCAAAAGTATCTGAAGACTACAGAGTGTCAGAGGAAATGACACTCGTGTTTGCATGATGATATGTGGTACACAAATGAAAGCATTAATATGGTTATAAACACACATATCTGCATCAAGCTTTAAATTTGTATTCTGTTACAAGGGTTGTCCAAATTGGAGTTTCAGGTGTGTGGTTTTTAGTATCCACATATTCACCACATTCATTTCTACACTGCATTCATTTCTGGATGTTGTGTAGCTTTATGCTATGTGCTGCTTGGGAATATATGTGCAAGATTCAAATTTGTGTAATCTGTACTTGGGTATAAGGATTACTAGTTGAAAAGCACACCTAAACATAGAACAACATGCAAAAAGAAGCTGTGAGGCCTAGAATCTCCTAGCAGGCAGACACTATAAAGAaaatagtttttatacatttactCTAAACcaccttaaataaaaatgtaagaaaatgtaagaaaatgtaaaaaagccGTGCTTGGTCAACGAATCAAATTCAGATGTGATTTGACCTTTTTGTTATTAGTTCAAGAATTCAAGCTGAAATTTCAAgtttctttttacaatttttaacaaATTCCTATGTTGTCTGTTGTGCAACTCTCTCCACTTTTCAATGAACATTTCATTGACATGACAGTTAATTGTGTTGTTAAAAAGATTTACAAATGAGAATCAATAGTTTTCTAGTTTTCCAGTATCGAATCAATAAAATGAGTAAGTATAAGTGAAATGGTGACATGTAGGTTCCTGCTGCTCGTTTACAGTTCCAGAAACCAGGGCTTAATTCCTTTCACAATTacttattgttttatgttttgttcagTCTTCTTGTGTTCACCTAAGTTTTCTCTGAAAATGTTCTCCTACAGCTGCAAGATTTGCAGGTTAAGTTAGTTGGTGTGTGTACTTGAATGTGTCTTGTGAAGATCTGAGGACACAATTATGGGTGGTTCCTACTTGGCAACTGTTGCTGCTGACTTAGACTCTAGGTTGAAGATATCCATGTAATGGTAAAAACATTCTCTGAAAATATATTGTTGCATCTTGTCAAATAttgcatattaaaatgtatattttgtttcattttagggCATTTTGGATCTAACTAATGGAGAAGTTTTAAGAATAAGAAATCTGTGCCTGGCCATGGAAGTCACCAAAGATTCACCATCTTCTGCATGTGAGGCAGAGCAAGCAGTAGTAACTGATACTATGCCAAATACTTCTAATTCAAAAAGGAAACTAATTACTGACACAGAAGCAGACGTAAAAAATATTGATGAAAATGATGATTTGTGCTCTGAGGGAGCTGGTCATGAAACTTCACCTTCAGGTAAAAAACCTAAATTGGAAGAGCCACCGAGCAGTGTGAGTAATGAATCAGTGGTTGAAGAAAGTAATGAAGGTCAACTGTTGCTTCCTGTGCACATGGAATCGGCCTCCTGTAACAACGACCAAGATAcacaaaatcagaaaaatgagAAAGAAGCAAATGCTTCTGAATCTGGCAGCTTGTGCTCTTACTGTGGATTTATGGCTAAGAACCCCATTGCACTAAAGAtccatttaaaaagaaagcattCTAATGCCAGTTCTTctgcatgcactagtacagcagACACAAGTCCAGGTAGTAAAAGCCATTTGTTGAAGGATAATACAAGGGCCAAATCAACTGGAAAGCCAGCAACCTTTGAAGAAGTTGCATCTTTTGAAAGTTGCACAGCAATAACAAGTAATGAGAAGCACAAGGTTGAGAATGCAAATGCACTGGAGGAGCATATCAAACAGAATCTTCAACAAATGAAAGTGTTTACCTGTGATCTCTGTTGCTTTCAGTGCGTTGATGAAGAATCTCTTCATTCTCATTTCCTTGGGAAAACTCATCTCCGTAGGCAGAATCTTGCAGAAAAGAGAGAAAACCTTTTGAAGCAACAAAgcaaaaagcttactgaaagacAAATTCGTGCGAATGCTAAAAAGATCAGTCAAAAAAATAGTCCAGCTTCTGTTGGAGGTGGAAATGAAAAACCTCTGCCCATTGATTTAATACCATCAGACACAGATTATAAAAATGGCAAAGCCATTCAAAAACGCAAAGTGGCATCAACATCCAAGCAGAACAAGGAACCCAGGACAGGATACACAAAGCTAAAAAGGCAAACCGAAATCTCTAAAGGAATGACACATGTTAACAAAGCAATTAAAAGCATCTCATCAACAAGAAAAATTCCTCCTCTTGCAGATGATATAATTTCAAATCAGGAAAATTGCAACAGAGAAAAACCAATGGAAGATTGTACTGGAAAAATGTCCCCAGGTTTGAAGAATACACTAAAAAAAGgcttgaaaagaaaggaaaaagaaactgaGCAAAAGCAAAAGAATCCAGTGTCAACAATAGTCCCGGTGGAATTGGTGCACAAGATGGTCAGTGACACACCATTGAACAAGAAACCAACATGCAATGTCCTTTCAGGTGAATCAATAACACTTTCTGAAGAAAATGAGGAGGCTAAACTGCAAGCAGCAGAAACTAGCACACAGCCGGATATTTTGAAGACACATGACAAATGTGAGGTCAGATCCTCCGGTCTGAAACCTGCTCTTGCCTGTAGTTATTGTAGTAGAAAATTTAAGAAGAAATGGAGTCTGGAAATTCATGTTGAAAGCTGCCAGTCTAAGCAAATGCCATTTTATTGTCAATTGTGTCTCTTTTCTTGTTTAACAAAGAATTACTTTGAAAAGCACTTGCACACTTTTAAGCATAAATGCCTGAAGGCTGTGACCTTTCGAGGTAGATTAGGTAAAAAACCAAAAGGGAAAAAGACATTTGACATTCAAGTTGCTGTACCTGAGGTTCATAGGAAGCCATCATTAATACGTTCACTTGCTATAAACTTACTAAAGCGTTCAGCAAAACTTAGAACCTGGTTCCGGTGCAAAAACTgtccatttaaaacaaaatcatcacCTATTATAATGCGGCACATTCGTCTGAGACATGCAAAGGTGTATACTTTCTACTGCAGAGTATGCAGCGTTTATATGCTGACACAGAATGGCATGGACAagcatataaaaagaaaatgccatAGGCATCAGGTTGAAAAGAGCAATCTTGGCCTTTCATTTGAAGAAATAGTAGAGGAGGTATGTGTCAATGTTCCAAAAGTTCCAAAAACTACATCTACTCAAAAATTCCCTCCTTCAGCTTGTTCATCCATAAAAGGTAGTCCATCTGGAAAAAACAGCTCCAGGAAGAGGAAGAACAATGTTTCTaccataagtaaaaataaaaggggGCGTCCTAAAGAAAATGCTTCTACAACATGTAGCCATTGTGGCTTGGTTGCTTCCACTGTTACAAACCTTAGTGTTCATATCAGGCGCAGGCACAGCCACCAGTACAGTTTCTTTTGCAAAATTTGCAAATATTATTCTGTGACTAAAGGAGACATGGATCGTCATTGTGCAACAAAGAAGCATGCACATCGTGCTGAAATTGCCAAGAAGGAAAATGCTGGCAAAGAGTTGGCCATCCAGGATGGATTTATAGAACTCCTTCATTCTGGGATAGAAGGTAAAACATCTGATGCAATGGAGAGCACAAGTAGACCAACAAAGGATAAAACCAGTAAGGAAATTGTAGACACAGACAATGGCAAGCAGAAAGAAGTAGTGATATCGCAGTTAACAGGGGAGATTAAAATAGGAATGGCACCTGGAACCCATGCATCTCATGACCAGAATGTCGATGACAATCAAGAAAAATCTGATGAAGGTGaaactgatgaaaataaaaatgatgacagCTTGTTAAGCCCACCACAAAAAAAAGCAAGAGGTGAATTGCCCAATTCCTGTGCACATTGTGACTTTGTTGCTCATTCCTGTTCTTCCCTTGATCTTCACATAAAACGTAAACACACCAAAGACTTTGAATACTTCTGTATGGCATGCAACTACTATGCTGTTACACGTCGGGAAATTTCAAGACATGCAGCAACTGAAAAGCACAGACTTAaaagcctttcatatctacaagTAGCAAAAGATAAGGAAGCCAAACCTTTTGTGGAAAATGTGGAATCTGAAGGTACCACTCAAGAAGGAGAGACCACTGCCACAAATCGAGAGGACTTTACCTCATGTTCTAGTGACTTGGAGACTGAAAAAATGGATGTGGGTATCCCAGAGAATCAACTGGACGGTAGTAAAGAATCTCTGAGCATGACTCCCACTAAAAAAGGTGAAACTGTTGGAGTATTTGAAGATACTCAAATGGAACAGGAAGGAAGATCTGATGAAAACACAACTAGtagttcaaatatcaatagtCAACCTACAGCAACAGATGCTTCATATATTTCTTCAGATGTTATGAGTGACTCATACTTGATGCCATCTAACGGGGATACTGGTCACAATGAACCAGTGGTGAGAGGTGATGAGGTAGACGGAACCCAACAAGGACAAAATTCAGATAAAGAAGTTGATTCTCAAGAAGAGCCTACTGTGGAAAAGGCTCTTCTAGATGCACAGCAAGAGGCAGAAACTGCCATAAAAGACAGCATGTGGAGGACAAATGAATCCGCTTCAGACAATTCACAACAAACAAGTAACGATTTGCAATTACCTGGGTCAAGGTATATCTACCATGTTCAGAACAAAGAATTATCAAGAGCTGTCCCATTTGATGATTGCATTGTTCAGTTAAAAAACAGTTCTGACACTGAAAATACTGATAGTGATAGAGGTCTGTGTGTAGAAACCAGTGCTCCTGGTACCTTCCCATGTGATACAAATGTGCAAcaggttaaaagaaaaagaaaaaccgaAAGATCTTTACAGACTGAATCTGCACGGATTCGTTGTGAAGATTGTGGATTTCTGGCTGATGGCTTAAGTGGGCTGAATGTGCACATTTCAATGAAGCATCCTTCTAAAGAGAAATACTTCCACTGCCTGCTCTGTGGAAAATCCTTTTACACAGAAAGCAATCTGCACCAGCACCTCACAAGTGTTGGACACTTAAGAAATGAACAAGCAAGCGTAGAGGAGCTACCAGAAGGAGGTGCTACTTTTAAATGTGTGAAATGCAATGATCCCTTTGAGTCTGAGCAAGATCTTTTCATGCACATTAAGGAAAAGCATGAAGAACTCCTTCGAGAGGTGAACAAGTACATTTTGGAAGACACTGAACAGATCAATAAGGAAAGGGAAGAGAACCAAGGCAGTGTTTGCAAGTACTGCGGAAAGATCTGCAAGAGCAGCAATTCCATGGCTTTTCTTGCACATGTTCGCACTCACACAGGTAGGCTTCATGATCCAAATGTGATTTTCTAATTGTaatgtatatttataaatgtgccctgcattgcattattttttccCCAGGTTCGATTATAGTCTAGAGATATGGTGTTAGGTTGGTTAAcatttgtgtatttatgtgtgtaacaCCTTTGTGTTTGTTACTGCCATGATTTACTACATGTCCAAGTACCCCTGgctacagaaaatgaatggataaataaattcctgtatttatttaaattagtatTGCATTCCATTTTTATTTGAGCTAGGCTTAAAGTTACAAATACTGGCTTGGTTTCTTCGTGCATTCAAAAGTTAGAAAAGTATTCACCTCTTTGGATTACTCTTACATTTAAATGTGTTACAATATGGAACTGTAacatatttaatttgaattttggTCACTGATTAATATAAAAACCtaataatatcaaagtgaaaacaatattCAATAGATCTGTCTGAATTAAATTTAAGTAAAGAAAAAGGAAGGCAGAACATTATTATTCACAAATACTGTTTGATTATGGCATCCTTGGCAGAAATTATAATCATGTGTCATCAATAACATGTCTTTATTTGCTTTGATCACGCCTGCTCTCTAATGTCTGCCTATTCTCCTTTGCAAAGTCGCCCAGTCTCTGTCAGAGTCTGATGGTGAGCATTGCTTATCAGAAATCTTTTAACTCCTGACAAATATTAATGATGGGATTGGGGTCTGGAGTTTGAAATGATGATTCCTAAATATTTCCAGTCAGTTGTGTTTATGCTCTCAGTTATTGTCCTGTTGGGagagttaccttttttttcagaaTTCCAAGCCTCCTACAGACAACAGCAGGTTTTCCTTTAGaacttcttagtttttttttttttaactttacaagTCTTCCAAGCCCTGTTTCGGAGAACTATACTCGTAGTAAAATGCAGCCATCATGATACTTCATGGAAGAGATGGTAGTATTCTCTAGCTGATGTGTGGTGTACCAAAGATAGACCTCAGCATCAAGACCACACACTTAAAAGTTTCATCTTGTTAGACTGGAGCATGTGTTACATTTGATGTTAGTGTCTGGGCCATGGCAGAAAAATGTGAGATTAACCTGTGTGCGCTAGTGAAACAGGAGGGCTCAATTTCAACAGTTTTGCAGTGTTGCAGGCTATCtaaatacatgaaacaaaaatattgtgttttagtgttgttcataataatttaaaggaatatgctgaaatgttaaaactttGTCTTTTGACTAATGGCAAAACAATTAAAGTTAAGCAAACTAAGGTCCTACAGTGTTATCACAATGAAGATACAAAATGGACACCTGCGCTAAAGTGTTGAATAGGTTTTCTGaattttgctatttatttactAACAACAGAAACTTAACATCGCACTGTGTCCTAAGTTGACTTGCAAGGTGACCTTTTAGGTCTGTTTGTCTGCTCCCCAGCAGCCGCTGGCTCTTCTCTAATGCAGTTATTTTAAGTAAAAGTCCACAAATCCCAGACCACTTTCCTACTACAATAATCAGAGTTTTTGCTATTGGTAATAATTTGTCTTGTACTTTAAAACTTTATCAGctgtaaaaagaaggaaaaaagtatTCCTACAGATTCAAAACTAAGTAATTCAAAAGCATTACtccattcaacaacaacaacaacaacaacatttatttatatagcacattttcatacaaacagtagctcaaagtgctttacatattaaagaatagaaaaatgaaagacataattataaaacaaaataaatcaacattaacatcgaataagagtaaggttcaatggccaggggacagaaaaacaaaaaaacttcagacggctggagaaaaaataaaatctgtagggattccagaccatgataccgcccagtcccctctgggcattctacctaacataaatgaaacagtcctctttggatttaggattctcacggaagggcttgatgatgatgatggtcacgtagacttcttccttttaatccgtccatcattgttggagcatcatgaagctttgagtggcgcaggccaccaccacaaagaaaccggaaaaagaaacagaaaagagagtaggggtcagtaccgattttagagccaccatgaatagttattatgatgaattgaacatacagagtatcaggattaagttaaattacgattaaaatgaagttataaaaaggccatgttaaagtaatgtgttttcagcagtgttttaaagtgctctactgtatcagcctggcgaattcctattggcaggctattccagattttaggtgcataacagcagaaggccacctcaccttGTCCAGTTGTCCAGTCTTTAAAAACTATAAACAAGAATATGTTCATCTGTTTAGTTATGTTTTTTATATCATACATTTATACCATTACATCAGTATTAAACTCAGTCTGTCCTTCACACTCAAATTTCTGCCTAAAACTTCAGATGGCTTACTTAGCTCGCATGATGTcactttatgtactgtatgccAGTTGGAATATaggtataaaatataatttatatgtatagattttaattacattttactttcttGGTACACTATTAAAATGCTAGTGTTTTCTAGATCTTTTCTCTCACATTCAAGAGGTTTTgtctaaattttatatatttgatcGCTCCCCAACCTCCACTATACCTCTTCTCAAACGTatgttgttttgcatttttactgGTGAATTTCCAGGTCCTATGTAAAAAGAGATAAGTCAAGCATCTTTGGAAACTTGACCTAGTGGTTTCCAAGGTCAAGAGCACCAAAGCCAGGAAATCTCTTGTTAAGCATGGAAATCCCCACAATGACTACACATTAAATGAACTGTTATTGATGT is drawn from Polypterus senegalus isolate Bchr_013 chromosome 15, ASM1683550v1, whole genome shotgun sequence and contains these coding sequences:
- the znf407 gene encoding zinc finger protein 407, translated to MEVTKDSPSSACEAEQAVVTDTMPNTSNSKRKLITDTEADVKNIDENDDLCSEGAGHETSPSGKKPKLEEPPSSVSNESVVEESNEGQLLLPVHMESASCNNDQDTQNQKNEKEANASESGSLCSYCGFMAKNPIALKIHLKRKHSNASSSACTSTADTSPGSKSHLLKDNTRAKSTGKPATFEEVASFESCTAITSNEKHKVENANALEEHIKQNLQQMKVFTCDLCCFQCVDEESLHSHFLGKTHLRRQNLAEKRENLLKQQSKKLTERQIRANAKKISQKNSPASVGGGNEKPLPIDLIPSDTDYKNGKAIQKRKVASTSKQNKEPRTGYTKLKRQTEISKGMTHVNKAIKSISSTRKIPPLADDIISNQENCNREKPMEDCTGKMSPGLKNTLKKGLKRKEKETEQKQKNPVSTIVPVELVHKMVSDTPLNKKPTCNVLSGESITLSEENEEAKLQAAETSTQPDILKTHDKCEVRSSGLKPALACSYCSRKFKKKWSLEIHVESCQSKQMPFYCQLCLFSCLTKNYFEKHLHTFKHKCLKAVTFRGRLGKKPKGKKTFDIQVAVPEVHRKPSLIRSLAINLLKRSAKLRTWFRCKNCPFKTKSSPIIMRHIRLRHAKVYTFYCRVCSVYMLTQNGMDKHIKRKCHRHQVEKSNLGLSFEEIVEEVCVNVPKVPKTTSTQKFPPSACSSIKGSPSGKNSSRKRKNNVSTISKNKRGRPKENASTTCSHCGLVASTVTNLSVHIRRRHSHQYSFFCKICKYYSVTKGDMDRHCATKKHAHRAEIAKKENAGKELAIQDGFIELLHSGIEGKTSDAMESTSRPTKDKTSKEIVDTDNGKQKEVVISQLTGEIKIGMAPGTHASHDQNVDDNQEKSDEGETDENKNDDSLLSPPQKKARGELPNSCAHCDFVAHSCSSLDLHIKRKHTKDFEYFCMACNYYAVTRREISRHAATEKHRLKSLSYLQVAKDKEAKPFVENVESEGTTQEGETTATNREDFTSCSSDLETEKMDVGIPENQLDGSKESLSMTPTKKGETVGVFEDTQMEQEGRSDENTTSSSNINSQPTATDASYISSDVMSDSYLMPSNGDTGHNEPVVRGDEVDGTQQGQNSDKEVDSQEEPTVEKALLDAQQEAETAIKDSMWRTNESASDNSQQTSNDLQLPGSRYIYHVQNKELSRAVPFDDCIVQLKNSSDTENTDSDRGLCVETSAPGTFPCDTNVQQVKRKRKTERSLQTESARIRCEDCGFLADGLSGLNVHISMKHPSKEKYFHCLLCGKSFYTESNLHQHLTSVGHLRNEQASVEELPEGGATFKCVKCNDPFESEQDLFMHIKEKHEELLREVNKYILEDTEQINKEREENQGSVCKYCGKICKSSNSMAFLAHVRTHTGSKPFKCKLCNFATAQLGDARNHVKRHLGMREYKCHVCGWAFVMKKHLNTHLLGKHGVGTPKERKFECKLCERSFSEKWALNNHMKLHTGQKPFKCSWPTCHYSFLTLSGMKDHYRTHTGEKSFLCDLCGFAGGTRHALTKHRRQHTGEKPFKCDLCNFASTTQSHLTRHKRVHTGEKPYRCPWCDYRSNCAENIRKHILHTGKHEGVKMYNCPKCDYGTNAPMDFRNHLKETHPDIENPDLAYLHAGIVSKSFECRLKGQGATFVQTDDAFLAANEEPVPAREREPQGSRKRQTSESEPLQQVIIIQGLPEESAAATLQTLAMAGQVAEVVHITEDGQVITTSGNAAHMSNMIPSQIRIPAGTTQVVVVETPMEASEDGQEMLPRQDVAIQGAPSASALDALLCAVTEIGAMKERLEQQGDSTVGPEDEGTADRYETEGALTDSSSKAMTEAIHIYQEAEEGTEPMEVVTQVVQSSDVPSPQGSAPLVYKDVVQGVVQFAVCDMATAGHLMEEGVTRVIVNDEGTVHMVARDGPQLIMQEESGSTVTVPSEDVDMVSSDREISQIIVTEEIARAMVEGCGQTFTEGSTHYIVTELGNGALEVKGAVYSEPDQGQCQEESYTVEDDGGNEVAESDTITTAVVEETVTDVEVFMDGQSQEHIPCHGSDAVE